CTATCCTAAGTTTCCCACTGGACAGCTCAATTGCTCAATGGTGATAAAGAGATATGTCCTGATAGTTCTAACTTCAGTTTCTTCATTCCAAAGCTCTGATAAACAGTACTTGGCACTTTTACTAGAGATGTTGGTAGGAAAAAGCTCAAGCCTTCAACATAATTGAACACGCAACTAAGAGACTTCTAACATTTATGTTTGGCCTATACACAAACCAGAATGCTATGCATAAAATCTGAAGACTGATCTCCACAACCCCATCCctctttagaaaataaaaaataaaaaataaaaaatgcagtATGTGCAGAGAGAGACTTAAGATAGGCTCTCCAAAAGAAAATACTTCAATGCAATTTCAAAGCTACAGAACAGGATTCTTGAAGCAATACCTGTTTGAACCGTTCTTTAGTCCTCTCAGCCTGAGAATAAGCGCAATAAAAGAAACTCAGTTATTATTCCAAAAAATCAACTCATGTGAAAAATCAAACCAAAATTGAAGACACGTCAATGGAAAAAGGGGGGAAATGGTATTGTTCAATGATAAAGACTTCTTGTATCATCCAAATTAGAGTCCAAAAGGACATGCAGAATGACTGCTGGgcaatttttttctcaaagtaGGAAACTAGGAAATGATATATTTGAAGAAAGAACTATCTGATGATTAATGCAAGATGTGGGCAATTTTAAGCAATATAACGGAAAGAACGGCTTTGGGTGTAAACTGATAACTGCTTAGTAGTCAACAAAACTACAAAAGTGATAAGATGACATGCGAACAAAAGATTCTCAAAGAAAGGAAGACTACACTAACACTTGACAGTTTTGCgattaaaaacaaatattatatcaaCAATATGAACCACCTAAAAATTAGCCATAAACAAATAGAAATATAGAATAAATGCCAATGATGGCTTGCCAGCATCTCTCACGCCATGGCAATGGTTTCTGCCATTATCCAGCCACAACTAGGGAGGAGACCATGACAACTATTACCTCTGTTGGCCATCACAGCCATTGTTGCCAAGTGAGAGAAATTAAAAAGGCCAACAGAAGAAGCTGTTGTGGTCATCTTTGGCCacaatatgaaattaaaaatctaattgACAAAAGTCTAAACTCACAGGCAAATAACAGTCATCTACAGTTGAGgaagaaaattgaaattttcttttataattgatgcatttttCTGCATCAATTTCATAGCTATAATATTTTCAAGTAGTTTTCAACCACAAAGGTGACTGGTGATATTTCTCATTCACAAAGAGTGTTCCTCAAGTCTGTCCCATTTCTACAACCTGTCAATAAACCATTAAACCATTCTCAAAGTTTGGTGAATTATGTGAAATAGCCAAAGAGATGGCCATCACTGGCCACCACTACCATAAGAGTAATGAAATTCGCCCAACATTAGGAATTGTTTAGTGATAAATTGTACTTATTTAACCATTACACCatagttgaaggaccaaaatgcaattttttcaaagtttaaCAAGGGGATCACTGGATCAGTAccttaaaaatgaattttcccAAACTTTAAAGATATTATACACCCAAACACTAATTCATGCCAAACCCCCCACCTTTTACCTTTATAATGCTCCAATTACAACTACAAGAAATACCATGGAGCAAGCAGAGTAACTTAAAATTCCACACTTTGTGTTTGATAGATAACACATTGAAGCAACAAAATCCAAGATCAATCCAACTATCAGAGTAACAAAATGCCACATTGAAGAGAATATGAGACTGacatatcaaaatgtaataccTGTTCTCTCAATAACTGCTCATTCTCCTCCTCTAACTTTACTGCCATGGACTCTAGTTCAACTTGATAGGCCTGCAAGCAAACACACATACACAGACACACACagaatttaaaaacaaataaataaaaagaacaaagaaacaaaagaacGGCAGGTGTTAATGCAAGCAGTAAAACCTGTTTTCGCTCTCTTGACCTTGCTGCAGACTCTCTATTCTTGATCATCCTCCGTTGCCTTTGCAGGGCAGCTTTATCCAAGGGTTCCAAAATGGCTCTCCTCTTCGCCCTCCCTGATCCACTTGCCTCCATTACATTCCCAAATCCAACCACATCCTCCATGCTATGCTGAGGAGTACCTAGGATTGGACTATCAAACATAAAACTCCCCCCACTAAACCTCTCCCCATCTGGCTCAATCTTCACCTCCCCATGCCCGGCCGCCACTGCAGGTTCATCAACAGCCCCAGCCTTCACCAGAAAATCCTCTAGGGTCATCATTTCATCCATTTCCTCTTCCTTACACTCCACAGTCGGCGCCTCCTTCTGCTGCAGCCTTTTCCCCTCCACAATCTCCCTCCAAACATCTTCCACCGTCTTCCGCACCACAGGCGCATTGGCCGGCGACTCGCCGACCGGCTCAGTATCTCCGGCGACATCCCGCCGCGCAATTCCAGCACTCAGAAGAGCGCCACCCGCCGCCGCTTGATCATCCGCATACACATTCTCTAAGAATCTGTCGAGAGTCATCAAATTCGAATCCGGATTGCTATCATCGCCTTGGCTCTTTGATGCATATTGCTGATTGTGAAAAAAGGCCGGCAAAGTCGTGGACGAAGAAGAGGGCGATGCTTTCCGCCGGATATCAGAAGTCTGCGAGGTTGAAGAAGAAGCCATAAGCTTCGACGTCGCCATTTCCGAGTGGTAAATCACTAGGACGCCGATCAAATTCCTTTGTCTACAAATACCTATACGTATGTGCGTATGAATTATGTGAAGATTGAGTGATGATTATGTGGGTGTTTGGGAAGCAAAGGATGGGCCTAGGGTTTTGGAGTATAATTCTCCTTCTGTTCTTTTCTTCGCTCGTTGGGAAGTACACAAGGAGAAAggtatagagagagagagtgttaGAGAGAGGATATGCGACTATTCGAGGATGCGTACACGTGGGAGAGCATGGATGGAGAGAGTTCTAGAGCTCTGTAGCAGTCAGCATACATTTGATACATATCATACATTCTATCACAAAAATAATACTTCACCAATTCCATTTTACACGTCTTATTTTTTCATTCCTCAATTCAactttttattcatttcttcgtcttctttttttagtaattattaattatttttaaatt
This portion of the Ipomoea triloba cultivar NCNSP0323 chromosome 5, ASM357664v1 genome encodes:
- the LOC116020093 gene encoding G-box-binding factor 4-like, producing MATSKLMASSSTSQTSDIRRKASPSSSSTTLPAFFHNQQYASKSQGDDSNPDSNLMTLDRFLENVYADDQAAAGGALLSAGIARRDVAGDTEPVGESPANAPVVRKTVEDVWREIVEGKRLQQKEAPTVECKEEEMDEMMTLEDFLVKAGAVDEPAVAAGHGEVKIEPDGERFSGGSFMFDSPILGTPQHSMEDVVGFGNVMEASGSGRAKRRAILEPLDKAALQRQRRMIKNRESAARSRERKQAYQVELESMAVKLEEENEQLLREQAERTKERFKQLMEKVIPVTEKRRPPRALRRVNSM